The proteins below are encoded in one region of Homo sapiens chromosome 2, GRCh38.p14 Primary Assembly:
- the TP53I3 gene encoding quinone oxidoreductase PIG3 isoform 1 (isoform 1 is encoded by transcript variant 2): protein MLAVHFDKPGGPENLYVKEVAKPSPGEGEVLLKVAASALNRADLMQRQGQYDPPPGASNILGLEASGHVAELGPGCQGHWKIGDTAMALLPGGGQAQYVTVPEGLLMPIPEGLTLTQAAAIPEAWLTAFQLLHLVGNVQAGDYVLIHAGLSGVGTAAIQLTRMAGAIPLVTAGSQKKLQMAEKLGAAAGFNYKKEDFSEATLKFTKGAGVNLILDCIGGSYWEKNVNCLALDGRWVLYGLMGGGDINGPLFSKLLFKRGSLITSLLRSRDNKYKQMLVNAFTEQILPHFSTEGPQRLLPVLDRIYPVTEIQEAHKYMEANKNIGKIVLELPQ from the exons ATGTTAGCCGTGCACTTTGACAAGCCGGGAGGACCGGAAAACCTCTACGTGAAGGAGGTGGCCAAGCCGAGCCCGGGGGAGGGTGAAGTCCTCCTGAAGGTGGCGGCCAGCGCCCTGAACCGGGCGGACTTAATGCAG AGACAAGGCCAGTATGACCCACCTCCAGGAGCCAGCAACATTTTGGGACTTGAGGCATCTGGacatgtggcagagctggggcctgGCTGCCAGGGACACTGGAAGATCGGGGACACAGCCATGGCTCTGCTCCCCGGTGGGGGCCAGGCTCAGTACGTCACTGTCCCCGAAGGGCTCCTCATGCCTATCCCAGAGGGATTGACCCTGACCCAGGCTGCAGCCATCCCAGAGGCCTGGCTCACCGCCTTCCAGCTGTTACATCTTGTGG GAAATGTTCAGGCTGGAGACTATGTGCTAATCCATGCAGGACTGAGTGGTGTGGGCACAGCTGCTATCCAACTCACCCGGATGGCTGGAGCTATTCCTCTGGTCACAGCTGGCTCCCAGAAGAAGCTTCAAATGGCAGAAAAGCTTGGAgcagctgctggattcaattaCAAAAAAGAGGATTTCTCTGAAGCAACGCTGAAATTCACCAAAG GTGCTGGAGTTAATCTTATTCTAGACTGCATAGGCGGATCCTACTGGGAGAAGAACGTCAACTGCCTGGCTCTTGATGGTCGATGGGTTCTCTATGGTCTGATGGGAGGAGGTGACATCAATGGGCCCCTGTTTTCAAAGCTACTTTTTAAGCGAGGAAGTCTGATCACCAGTTTGCTGAGGTCTAGGGACAATAAG TACAAGCAAATGCTGGTGAATGCTTTCACGGAGCAAATTCTGCCTCACTTCTCCACGGAGGGCCCCCAACGTCTGCTGCCGGTTCTGGACAGAATCTACCCAGTGACCGAAATCCAGGAGGCCCATAAGTACATGGAGGCCAACAAGAACATAGGCAAGATCGTCCTGGAACTGCCCCAGTGA
- the SF3B6 gene encoding splicing factor 3B subunit 6, giving the protein MAMQAAKRANIRLPPEVNRILYIRNLPYKITAEEMYDIFGKYGPIRQIRVGNTPETRGTAYVVYEDIFDAKNACDHLSGFNVCNRYLVVLYYNANRAFQKMDTKKKEEQLKLLKEKYGINTDPPK; this is encoded by the exons ATGGCGATGCAAGCGGCCAAGAGGGCGAAC ATTCGACTTCCACCTGAAGTAAATCGGATATTGTATATAAGAAATTTGCCATACAAAATCACAGCTGAAGAAATGTATGATATATTTGGGAAATATGGACCTATTCGTCAAATCAGAGT GGGGAACACACCTGAAACTAGAGGAACAGCTTATGTGGTCTATGAGGACATCTTTGATGCCAAGAATGCATGTGATCACCTATCGGGATTCAATGTTTGTAACAGATACCTTGTGGTTTTGTACTATAATGCCAACAGG GCATTTCAGAagatggacacaaagaagaaggaggaacAGTTGAAGCTTCTCAAGGAGAAATATGGCATCAACACAGATCcaccaaaataa
- the TP53I3 gene encoding quinone oxidoreductase PIG3 isoform X1 has translation MLAVHFDKPGGPENLYVKEVAKPSPGEGEVLLKVAASALNRADLMQRQGQYDPPPGASNILGLEASGHVAELGPGCQGHWKIGDTAMALLPGGGQAQYVTVPEGLLMPIPEGLTLTQAAAIPEAWLTAFQLLHLVGNVQAGDYVLIHAGLSGVGTAAIQLTRMAGAIPLVTAGSQKKLQMAEKLGAAAGFNYKKEDFSEATLKFTKVQANAGECFHGANSASLLHGGPPTSAAGSGQNLPSDRNPGGP, from the exons ATGTTAGCCGTGCACTTTGACAAGCCGGGAGGACCGGAAAACCTCTACGTGAAGGAGGTGGCCAAGCCGAGCCCGGGGGAGGGTGAAGTCCTCCTGAAGGTGGCGGCCAGCGCCCTGAACCGGGCGGACTTAATGCAG AGACAAGGCCAGTATGACCCACCTCCAGGAGCCAGCAACATTTTGGGACTTGAGGCATCTGGacatgtggcagagctggggcctgGCTGCCAGGGACACTGGAAGATCGGGGACACAGCCATGGCTCTGCTCCCCGGTGGGGGCCAGGCTCAGTACGTCACTGTCCCCGAAGGGCTCCTCATGCCTATCCCAGAGGGATTGACCCTGACCCAGGCTGCAGCCATCCCAGAGGCCTGGCTCACCGCCTTCCAGCTGTTACATCTTGTGG GAAATGTTCAGGCTGGAGACTATGTGCTAATCCATGCAGGACTGAGTGGTGTGGGCACAGCTGCTATCCAACTCACCCGGATGGCTGGAGCTATTCCTCTGGTCACAGCTGGCTCCCAGAAGAAGCTTCAAATGGCAGAAAAGCTTGGAgcagctgctggattcaattaCAAAAAAGAGGATTTCTCTGAAGCAACGCTGAAATTCACCAAAG TACAAGCAAATGCTGGTGAATGCTTTCACGGAGCAAATTCTGCCTCACTTCTCCACGGAGGGCCCCCAACGTCTGCTGCCGGTTCTGGACAGAATCTACCCAGTGACCGAAATCCAGGAGGCCCATAA
- the TP53I3 gene encoding quinone oxidoreductase PIG3 isoform X2, translated as MTHLQEPATFWDLRHLDMWQSWGLAARDTGRSGTQPWLCSPVGARLRNVQAGDYVLIHAGLSGVGTAAIQLTRMAGAIPLVTAGSQKKLQMAEKLGAAAGFNYKKEDFSEATLKFTKGAGVNLILDCIGGSYWEKNVNCLALDGRWVLYGLMGGGDINGPLFSKLLFKRGSLITSLLRSRDNKYKQMLVNAFTEQILPHFSTEGPQRLLPVLDRIYPVTEIQEAHKYMEANKNIGKIVLELPQ; from the exons ATGACCCACCTCCAGGAGCCAGCAACATTTTGGGACTTGAGGCATCTGGacatgtggcagagctggggcctgGCTGCCAGGGACACTGGAAGATCGGGGACACAGCCATGGCTCTGCTCCCCGGTGGGGGCCAGGCTCA GAAATGTTCAGGCTGGAGACTATGTGCTAATCCATGCAGGACTGAGTGGTGTGGGCACAGCTGCTATCCAACTCACCCGGATGGCTGGAGCTATTCCTCTGGTCACAGCTGGCTCCCAGAAGAAGCTTCAAATGGCAGAAAAGCTTGGAgcagctgctggattcaattaCAAAAAAGAGGATTTCTCTGAAGCAACGCTGAAATTCACCAAAG GTGCTGGAGTTAATCTTATTCTAGACTGCATAGGCGGATCCTACTGGGAGAAGAACGTCAACTGCCTGGCTCTTGATGGTCGATGGGTTCTCTATGGTCTGATGGGAGGAGGTGACATCAATGGGCCCCTGTTTTCAAAGCTACTTTTTAAGCGAGGAAGTCTGATCACCAGTTTGCTGAGGTCTAGGGACAATAAG TACAAGCAAATGCTGGTGAATGCTTTCACGGAGCAAATTCTGCCTCACTTCTCCACGGAGGGCCCCCAACGTCTGCTGCCGGTTCTGGACAGAATCTACCCAGTGACCGAAATCCAGGAGGCCCATAAGTACATGGAGGCCAACAAGAACATAGGCAAGATCGTCCTGGAACTGCCCCAGTGA
- the FKBP1B gene encoding peptidyl-prolyl cis-trans isomerase FKBP1B isoform c (isoform c is encoded by transcript variant 3) has translation MLQNGKKFDSSRDRNKPFKFRIGKQEVIKGFEEGAAQMSLGQRAKLTCTPDVAYGATGHPGVIPPNATLIFDVELLNLE, from the exons ATGCTCCAAAATGGGAAGAAGTTTGATTCATCCAGAGACAGAAACAAACCTTTCAAGTTCAGAATTGGCAAACAGGAAGTCATCAAAGGTTTTGAAGAGGGTGCAGCCCAG ATGAGCTTGGGGCAGAGGGCGAAGCTGACCTGCACCCCTGATGTGGCATATGGAGCCACGGGCCACCCCGGTGTCATCCCTCCCAATGCCACCCTCATCTTTGACGTGGAGCTGCTCAACTTAGAGTGA